Part of the Granulicella cerasi genome is shown below.
CACCTTTGTCGGCGTCGGCAACCTGAAGCCCGGCCCCGGCACCTACGGCTCTGCCGCAGCTATGCTGCTGTGGATGCTCGCCGCACATCTATGGCATCCTTCTTTCCTGCTCTTCACGCTTGCAACCTTCGCAGCGATGACGACAGCGACGCTCATTGGTATCCCCGCATCGACGATCACCGCACGCGAAGCGGGCCGCGAAGATCCCGGCTTCGTCGTCATCGACGAGGTTGCAGGCCAACTCTTCGCACTCGTCGCGCTCACACCCACATGGCCACATGCGCTACTCGCGCTGGCGCTCTTCCGTCTCTTCGACATCTGGAAGCCGTGGCCGATTCGTCGCTTTGAAGATCTGCCTGAGGGCACCGGCATCATGCTCGACGACGTCGTCGCGGGCGCGTTCGCCTTCATCGCGGCGCAGTTGCTTACACACTTCGTGCCCGCTCTGCGATAGCCTTGAGTACACGATGAGCCTCCTGTCCTCCATCCGCACATCGACGCCGCTGCCGCGCCTCGACTCCCTTTCGCCGCAAGCGGCCATCCCCGGCGGCTTCTTCGAAGTGCGTGGTGAGCACCTTGTGCTCCAAACCAACGATGGCCCACAGATGCCGCTCGCATTTTTCGGGCAGCTCGCGGCATCGCTCGATATGGTCCGCCCTTCGCGCCTACTCGCACGCGTTCCCGAAGGTGCCATCTCCTCCGACTTCACGCTGCGCACGTCGCGCGATGCATCCAACCACGGAGCCGCGTCGAACGCACTCTTCGCCAACATCGGTGTGCCGATGGCCGAGAACCTGCACCTGATCTCGAACCCTTGCGTCGATCGCGACGGCAACCTCTACGCGATGGTCTCCGGACCGCGTGGCGAGCGTGTTCCCGTCAGCATCTATCGCATCGATCGCGATCTGCAGATTCGCCCCTTTGTACGGGATCTGCTGAACATCTCCGCTCTTGCGCTTGGCCCCAGTGGCGACCTCTTCGCGTCGTCGCGCGCAGAGGGAACGGTCTACCGCATCACGCCTGAAGGCGCGATCAGCACCTTCGCCGAGGGCATGGGCGTGGCCACAGGTCTCGCGTTTGATCGCGAAGGGAATCTCTTCGTCGGCGACCGCTCGGGCACCATCTTCAAGATCAATTCGACCGGCGAGATCTTCGTCTTCGCCACGCTCGAACCCTCCGTTGCCGCGTATCACCTTTGCTTCCGCGACGATGGCACACTGCTCGTCACCGCGCCTACGACGACCTCGAACCAGAGCATCTTCGCTATCGCTCCCGATGGCTCGACAAGCACCTTCTTCTCCGGGCTCGGCCGTCCGCAAGGCATGGCGCTTGATGTTGATGGCAACCTCTACGTGGCCGCCGCACTGCACGGCACGCGCGGTATCGTGCGCATCACGCCGTCGAAGCAGGCAGAGCTCTTCATCTCGGGCAACGACCTCGTCGGCCTCTGCTTTATCGAAGACGGCACCGTCGCACTCGCCACCAACAACACGCTCTTCTATCTCGACCTCGGCATCGAAGGAAGACCGCTGGTCGGCACTGGGGCCTGATGCGGTACGCACTCTATCGCGAGCCCACGCCGGCAGAGCGCGAGGTCTTTGTACGACGCCGCAAGCTCGCTACGCTGCAACGCATCTTCGCCGAGCGCGAGCTTGCGCTCGGCGATCTGCGCGGACAACTCCTCAGCTTTGAAGGCCGTTATCTGCGACAGGTCGGCCTGCTTTACAAAGAGCTCGACGAGTGGCAGCGCAAACGCAACGAACTGCACGCTCGCCCTGGCGATACGCCAGACTTCTCCGACATCGCTGATGTGCCGCTGGCCGAACAGCGAGCACACATTGCACAGACCGTGCGCGCGCTCTTTCGCGAAGTCGCCAAGCGCCTGCATCCTGACTTCGCCGCCGATGCCGAGGACGAGCAGCGCCGCACACGCCTGATGGCGCAAGCCAACGACGCCGCGCGGCGTGGCGATCGGCTCGCGCTTGAACGCATGTTGCGGGGCTTCGACGCAGTGCTGCTGCTGAACAGCGAGCAGGCGATCGAAGCTGAACTTGAGTTCCTCGCCGCACAGATCAGCGAACTCCACCTCGCCATCACGCAATCCGAGAAGGAATGCGTTGACCTCGACCGATCCGAGATGGCCGAGTTGCAACGCGCATGCATCACTGCAGCGTTAGAAGGCCGTGACCTGCTTGCAGAGATGGCCGTACGTGTAAAGGGGCTCATCGGCATCGCGATGCGCCAGTATGAGCTCGACCTCGACAAGATCAAAAATCCGCCACGCGGCGCGCTTGAAAGCTCCCTGCTCTCGGCCGAGACAAACATCTCTTTCCGCTTCGTCAACGGCAAACGCCAGCAGCGATAAAACAATGCAGCACCGCTGAAATCGGCGTAGCATCCAAAGCAGCATGATTGCCGAGATTATCGCGGTAGGCAGCGAGATGCTGACCCCGGACCGCCAGGACACGAACTCGCTTTACATCACGCGCGGCCTCAACGGCCTCGGCGTCTCCCTCGCCTTCAAAGGCATCGTCGGCGACAATCGCCAACACCTTACCGACGCCATCCGCATCGCGCTCAAGCGGGTGGACGTCGTGGTGCTCTCCGGCGGCCTTGGCCCGACGGAAGACGACCTCACACGTGAGTGCTCTGCCGAAGCGCTTGGCGTCGAACTCTACCGCGAGCCCGAACTCATGGTCGCACTCACGCGTCGTTTCGCCGAGCGCCGTATGACCATGTCAGCCAACAACGAGCGACAGACCGAAGTGCTCGACGGCGCCGTTGTGCTCGACAACAAGAATGGCTCCGCGCCCGGCCAGTGGCTCGACACCACTGTCGACGGCCATCGCAAGATCCTCATCCTGCTCCCCGGCCCGCCGAAAGAGCTGATGCCGCTCTTCGACAACGAGTGCCTGCCGCGCCTGGCCGCTTCGCTGCCGCAGCGACATCTCGCGCGCCGCACGCTGCGCATGGCCCTGCTGCCCGAGTCGCAGGTCGATGCGCGATGTGCGCCAATCTATCAGCGCTTCACCGACATCGAAACGACGATCCTCGCGGGCAATGCGGAGATTACGCTGAACTTCGTCTGCACGAAGCCTACGCAGGAAGAGGCCGAGCAGCGCGTCAATGCGCTGACCGAACTCATCGAGCACGAGATGGGCGACAGCATCTACTCCTCGCACGGCGAATCGCTCGAAGAGATTGTGCAACTCATGCTTGGCCTGCGCGACATGACACTCTCGGTGGCAGAAAGCTGCACCGGCGGCCTGCTTGCGCAGCGCATCACGGCCGTTCCCAACGCATCGCGCACCTTCGCTGGCGGAGCTGTGGTTTACAACGCGCAGCAGAAAACGACGCTCGCGCATGTTCCTGCTGACCTTATTGCAGAGCACGGCACCGTCTCCGAACCCGTTGCCCGCGCGCTCGCCGAGGGCATCCGCGAAGTCACGGGCAGCAAGATCGGCATTGGCATCACCGGCATTGCAGGTCCCTCCACGCTCGACGGCGCCGACGAAGGCAAGCCCGTGGGCCTGGTCTACGTAGCGCTGGCTGACGGCGAGGACACGCAGGTGAAAGAGCTCAACATTCGCGGCGACCGCGATCGCATCCGCTACTGGACGACGCAACACGCGCTTGAAATGTTGCGTCTCTCCTTGCAGTAACCGCCGCCCACTCGTCGGCATCCAATCGTGCAGCGCGGCTGCAAGGATCATCCTGTACACTCAAACACGCAAACCATGGCCTGGATTCTTACCATCGTTGTCTCCTACCTGCTCGGTTCCATTCCGTTCGGCTACATTCTCGTGCGTTCATTCCAGAACGAGGACATTCGCCAGTCGGGCTCGGGCAACATCGGCGCTACGAACGTGGCGCGTTCCAATAAACCTCTCGGCATCGCCACGTTATTGCTCGATGCGCTGAAGGGTTGGCTCGCTGTCGTGCTCACGCACACCTGGGTAAAGCTCTTTCACCTCGGCTCGCCCAACCCTGCGATGGATCTCGCTGCACTCGCGGCACTCTGCGCTGTCGTCGGCCACATGTTCCCCATCTGGCTGAACTTCCGCGGGGGCAAAGGCGTCGCTACGGCGCTGGGTGTCTTCATCGCGTTGTCATGGCCTGCTGCGCTCGCTGCAGTAGCGGTCTTCATCGTCGCACTCGTGCTCTCGAAGTACGTCTCCGTGGGCTCGGTCGCAGCGGCTGTCGCGCTGCCCATCTTCGCCTGGCTGCTGACGCCGCACCGCACGCTTTTCTTCGTGCTCTGCAGCGTCGCGATCGCAGCCCTCGTTGTCTACAAGCACAGCTCGAACCTGGCGCGTCTTCGCGCTGGCACCGAGAGCCAGTTCCTCCGGTAGCCTCGGCTACCCGCACGCACGGAGTCGCACCGCATGAGTCGTATCGCTATCCTCGGAGCCGGAAGCTGGGGCACCGCTCTCACGCTCTCGCTCGCTCGCCGCGGCGGACATGAGCTCACACTTTGGGCCCATTCTCCCGCGCACGCCGAAGAGCTCGCCGAGACCGGCGAAAACAAGCGCTACCTCCCCGGATTCATCGTTCCGGCAGACGTGCGCATCACCTCAAAGCTGCAGGACGCCATCCACGGCACGTCAGTCGTCCTCTGTGTCACGCCGTCGCAGGCTTTGCGTTCGGTGATGGAGCAGATCGCACCGTCGCTCACGAAGGACCAGGTGCTGCTCTCGGCCTCCAAGGGCATCGAGGAAAAGACCTTCCTGCGCATGTCGCAGATCATGGCGAATTATGCGCCGGAAAACCCGCACGGCACACTCGGCGGCCCCTCCTTCGCGCAGGAAGTCGCCAGCGCCATGCCCACGGCGATCACCATCGCTGCGGATGACGAGCAGATCGGCAAGCGCCTGCAGGATGACTTCTCGTCCTCCTCGCTGCGCGTCTATCGCAATGAAGATGTGGCTGGCACCGAACTCGGCGGAGCATTGAAGAATGTGATCGCACTCGCCGCCGGCGTCGTCACGGGGCTTGAGCTAGGTAACAATGCCGCAGCTGCACTCATCACGCGTGGCATGGTCGAAGTGACCCGCCTCGCCATCGCTTGCGGCGGACGCCGTGAGACGCTGAGCGGCCTCTCCGGCATCGGCGACCTCGTCCTCACCTGCACCGGCGGCCTCTCGCGTAACCGCACCGTTGGCGTTGAACTTGGTAAGGGCCGCAAGCTCCCCGAGATCCTCGAATCCCTCAACGGCAAGGTCGCTGAGGGCGTGCGCTCCACCACCGCTGCGCTCGGCCTCGCTGCACGCTATGGCGTGGAGATGCCGATCACCGAGCAGATGGCGCTGATTCTGCATCAGGACAAGAGCCCGCGCGATGCGATTCGCGAACTGATGTCTCGCCCCGGCCGTCTCGAGTAACTACAGCCGTAGCTTGTAACGCTTCGACAACACATGCAGCAACGCAGGGCTTTCCCAGGGG
Proteins encoded:
- a CDS encoding SMP-30/gluconolactonase/LRE family protein, whose amino-acid sequence is MSLLSSIRTSTPLPRLDSLSPQAAIPGGFFEVRGEHLVLQTNDGPQMPLAFFGQLAASLDMVRPSRLLARVPEGAISSDFTLRTSRDASNHGAASNALFANIGVPMAENLHLISNPCVDRDGNLYAMVSGPRGERVPVSIYRIDRDLQIRPFVRDLLNISALALGPSGDLFASSRAEGTVYRITPEGAISTFAEGMGVATGLAFDREGNLFVGDRSGTIFKINSTGEIFVFATLEPSVAAYHLCFRDDGTLLVTAPTTTSNQSIFAIAPDGSTSTFFSGLGRPQGMALDVDGNLYVAAALHGTRGIVRITPSKQAELFISGNDLVGLCFIEDGTVALATNNTLFYLDLGIEGRPLVGTGA
- a CDS encoding competence/damage-inducible protein A, coding for MIAEIIAVGSEMLTPDRQDTNSLYITRGLNGLGVSLAFKGIVGDNRQHLTDAIRIALKRVDVVVLSGGLGPTEDDLTRECSAEALGVELYREPELMVALTRRFAERRMTMSANNERQTEVLDGAVVLDNKNGSAPGQWLDTTVDGHRKILILLPGPPKELMPLFDNECLPRLAASLPQRHLARRTLRMALLPESQVDARCAPIYQRFTDIETTILAGNAEITLNFVCTKPTQEEAEQRVNALTELIEHEMGDSIYSSHGESLEEIVQLMLGLRDMTLSVAESCTGGLLAQRITAVPNASRTFAGGAVVYNAQQKTTLAHVPADLIAEHGTVSEPVARALAEGIREVTGSKIGIGITGIAGPSTLDGADEGKPVGLVYVALADGEDTQVKELNIRGDRDRIRYWTTQHALEMLRLSLQ
- the plsY gene encoding glycerol-3-phosphate 1-O-acyltransferase PlsY — translated: MAWILTIVVSYLLGSIPFGYILVRSFQNEDIRQSGSGNIGATNVARSNKPLGIATLLLDALKGWLAVVLTHTWVKLFHLGSPNPAMDLAALAALCAVVGHMFPIWLNFRGGKGVATALGVFIALSWPAALAAVAVFIVALVLSKYVSVGSVAAAVALPIFAWLLTPHRTLFFVLCSVAIAALVVYKHSSNLARLRAGTESQFLR
- a CDS encoding NAD(P)H-dependent glycerol-3-phosphate dehydrogenase, with the protein product MSRIAILGAGSWGTALTLSLARRGGHELTLWAHSPAHAEELAETGENKRYLPGFIVPADVRITSKLQDAIHGTSVVLCVTPSQALRSVMEQIAPSLTKDQVLLSASKGIEEKTFLRMSQIMANYAPENPHGTLGGPSFAQEVASAMPTAITIAADDEQIGKRLQDDFSSSSLRVYRNEDVAGTELGGALKNVIALAAGVVTGLELGNNAAAALITRGMVEVTRLAIACGGRRETLSGLSGIGDLVLTCTGGLSRNRTVGVELGKGRKLPEILESLNGKVAEGVRSTTAALGLAARYGVEMPITEQMALILHQDKSPRDAIRELMSRPGRLE
- a CDS encoding phosphatidylglycerophosphatase A family protein — encoded protein: MASIEKRTPWAWTVATFVGVGNLKPGPGTYGSAAAMLLWMLAAHLWHPSFLLFTLATFAAMTTATLIGIPASTITAREAGREDPGFVVIDEVAGQLFALVALTPTWPHALLALALFRLFDIWKPWPIRRFEDLPEGTGIMLDDVVAGAFAFIAAQLLTHFVPALR